The DNA segment AGTCGCGTGGCTGCCccttctgcagcctctcccGGCACCTCCTCTGGCAGGAACTGCATCTGTCTCAAAAGTGGGTGTTCCTACTTCATCTGAAGTGTGAGGCAATGTTTTTGTGAAGCTCTCAGACAGTTTCAGAGCCTCTTTAATTGGATACATTTtgtaaaaatacactttttagtaacacatttttgaaattcttttcttGAAAGACACACTTTCGCTCTTTCATCTTCCCACCTgtaagaatttttctttctcctgctcattttcctccctgcttcacctcctgggacacagggatgggaaagcaaagaagaaaatggactgcatttttttttttcatgttctccTCTCATTTAATTATGATTTGACATGGAATAAactttttttcatgaaaattggCTACACTTGAACATATTGTTCTTTAGAAAAAAGCTATCAGGTTCATCATTCTGTAGTTAAAAGTTTCAGTATGAGGGCATATGATAAAGCTGTTGAACAGATTCAAAATACAATTCTTAATTTTCCCTGCAGATTAAAAAGACAGAGCAAGTTTCCAAAATTAACAAAGAGCAAATGCTGCTGAAACAGCACCGGCAGGTGTGGTGGCAAGAGCacaagaggctgagggagagcaGGTAAGAGCTGAGCAGCCTGAGGGAGTCCTTGCTAAAGAAAGACTCCAGCAGACAGAGTTGTTGTATCAGAAGTTTTCAGTCTGAATTCCTTTGGCATTCCTTTATCATATCTGTCTCcagatgtgtgtgtggagtTCACACTAATAACTGGGAACATTATTACTGTTCCTGTCTGTTGCCCTGGGTGCTGTACAGACACAGATCAACAGGAACATTTGTGGCTTCCTGGTCCAAGTCCTGCACTTTGTACCTTCCCAGGCAAAGAATCCCCCTTTTCATTAATTGTTGGGAGCATTTGAGGCTTATCATCCTTGCAAATATAATGAATAAGAAATTAAAGCTTCTATAAAATCCATGTTCATACCTTTCAggcaaaaagcagaaggagaaataaagaCTTTTCTTGATGAAGAAAGCTATAAGCACAACTTTTTTTTGGATTTGAGGGACTTAGGTAAGAATTTCTATTAATtccttaattatttttgtgGAGTCAAAATTATCTGAATTGTGTATTTGAGTTTTTAAATCCCTATCTTGACAGGTTTAGATTTGGAAAGCACAGTGCTGTGTAgtattttgtgtgtttgagaaagctttgtttcctttggaTGCAGAGCAGGAATTGTCCAAGGAGAGGGACACTTTCCAAACAAACACACTCATTCCTGTCTGGCAGCTGAAGGAGGGTTTGGAACTCAGGATGGCAGAAATGCAGCGTCACCTCTCAGAGGAATCTTGTCAGAAACCTGAGAGCAATTCCTTTGGGATGTTACAGCAGGTTGGTGTTTCAGCTTTATTTTGCAATTTATTATCACCATAGTTTTAgcatttgcatttatttttgtgttaaatTTTGGGGCTGTTCCTGGCACGTGGAGTGTCCTGTGACCTCCCTGCTTGCCATGGTGTAGATCTGCTCACTGAAATCTGTAGCAGTGTAGGGCTGGAATTCCCTCTGTTTCTAAATAAGAGCTTTCATATTGTAACAAGATAAAGGAGTAACAGCAACATGTTTGATGAAATAGATCAAATTtgtgaagaagcagcagaaggcagtTTTGGAAGGTCTTATCCATGAAAGTCTGGCTTTGGAGAGAGAGCTTGAAGACTATAAAGCAAATGTAAGCTTTTCCTTGTAAGTTCAATTAGCAATTTCTTGAGAGAGGAAATGTGATGCAGAGCAGGGTTCTGAGCAGCATTTGTTCATTGCAGGCATTAGCAGGCTCTTCTGAGGAGAAAAATGGGCTTTTCCATGAGGTTCCTGCCGAGCTGCTGTCTCTGGAGTGCCCTTACCCTGACCTGAAGTCCTTGGTGATCCAGGAGTACCAGGAGCTTGCCAGTGGGTACTGGGAGAGGCTTCAGGAGGTCGACCAGCAGCTGGAAACTCTGTCCAGGTAAGGACAGGATTCTGCATCACTTTGGGGGGATAAAAGTGCACCTGTAACGTTGTCTGTAgtctgtgggtgctgcagtTGGCTCTGCCATTGGAGCTGGTGCTgtttggggcagggcagggcaggttctgcccagctctggggctgcacagctggGAGTGTTCACACAGCTCAGGGTGGAGCCAGTCCCTGCAAGAGTTCCCTGCTGAAATAATAGCAGTGTGTTTGGTGGGATGAGGAACCAACAGTCTGGTGTGTATCAAAGACCTTCTTCACCTGCTCTGGCAGGAATAGAAGTTACTCTTTCTGCATGGCAATTACTATCAGACTGATGACAGAAAAGTGCAGGCTTTCTGAGACACATCCAGAATGTTTTTATCtataaaacagataaaaaggTCCAATCTTTTCATGAATTTTGGAGCACTGCAGCAATGGTCATCACAAAGAAATGTACAAAATGTACATAGCTCTGATTCAGATTAActgaaaagaggagagattttttttgtaaatgaagCATTTTATAGGAGGAGCATTATTCATAATGATCTAGAAATGTAACAAAGCTAAATATTAATAGTGTAAAGCTTATCCTTTCTGCTGAGACTGCCCAGAGTCCAGGAGATACTGAGCTGCAGATATTGGACGGGCTTTGCCTTCTTTTTGCCACCTCTTGATGTTCCTCTGGCTTAGGATGGCTTTGGGCTtgaagggagaagaggaaggtcAGTGGAATGGTTGGAAGTGTGGGCAGAAGAAagtggggagagcaggagggtcCCTGAGTGTCTTTGGTAAGACAGTGTCCTGCTGGTTCCAAAGCTCTGTTCTCTCCACACCCCTGCAGTGCAGCACTTGGATCTGCTGCCCCTGGGCTGAGTTAGTttggtgtgggcagcaggtgaaaGGTGTGGGTGCCACAGAAAGTGGTGCTTGATGTACTTGACTTTTGTACAAAGTGTGCAGATATTCTGGAGGTTCTTCTCCTGTCACTTGAAACCTGTGTATTATTACTGCAGCATCCTAGCTGTTATAACCTGATACTtattaaaaattgctttgatTTATCCTGTATTTATAGCACTTATTAAGCAGCAAGTGGCAAATTTACAGCAGCTCCTTTGCTGCTGTCTCTGACACTTTGTTACAGTTGCTCTTACAGACACTTTAACAACCTCGATGAAAACCTGTGACAAATGTGAGATCAGTGGATATGTACAGAGTCTTTCTagtggttttaattaaaattgtgTTAAAGTTTATGATCAACACGGTTTTGGTGAGAATTCATAAATTAAAATCCACACAGCGTGTGTGCTACTGAATAACAGACAAACATCCACGTAGACAAGAGAGTTTCTGAAAATGGCTGGGAAATCTGCCGTGGTATTTTCACTGCTCATAGGCCAGGTGTGAattcagggctggagctgggtaATTTTGCACTGGTAATTCAATATTATGAAGACTTAAAGTTAAAATGTCGTATTTTCAAGGGAAATAAATTCAGCTGTAGCATGAACACGTGTGCAGTGATGCTCTGAAGGAATGAGGTGGTGATGTCCAGATGGGAAAACTGAAGGGGATGTAGCTGGAGGAAATGCTGGATGTAGTGCCAGTGAtgtgcagaggggctgtgagaCAACACTGGGGAACAGGAGACCCACTGGGGCAGTGTGTGCCAGGACTGGGTGCTGGGAACATGGGGAATCATTAATGAACCATCAGCAATTATCTCAGGCAATTTATTTAAAGCTAGACATTGTGGGTTTGGCTGCCTTCTGATCTccacatttttaatgtattgcTCATTTATGTTTCTATTATTTAATCCACAGCAACATTAAAAATGAGTGCTTTTTTCTGGCAGCATTGCTTACTTGCAGTACCTGGGTTTATGAAAGACAGGATGCTCCTTGTCACTGCTTACGTTTGTGTTGGCTGATTTGCATGGAAATACTCTGTGAGTTTGCAGAGGTGCAGCTCTGTGATTGAAGTCTTCTATAATTCATCACTCTGCCTGTGATCCAAGTGGCACAGATATGACTGTCAGAAGTGGAGTGACAGGTCCTTGACCTTGGTGTGTGTCCCCTGTGCTCCACTGATTAATACAGCCTTAATTAAGCCTTTGCAGTTATTGTCATTGCTCTGTACCCACAGAGGCCAAACATCCTCCTGCAAGACATTTCTGCCCTCATTTCTGTGATTTGACCAAGCTGTTCAGTAGCACACCTTGATTCTCTGGTAACATGGTAACCtgctctcttcttcctctctcatCATATGCTTGAATGTACAGTGAAGAAACCCTCAGCTGATTCTACTCTGGCATTGTGCATCCCATTTTTTAATTGTTCAGACTGTCTGGAACAGAGAATTTGGGAAATGCACATAGAAtgtccaaaaaagaaaattcagactAAGGTAACGTTCTGATCTCCTCTGTGTGCTTTGCAGTCCCACTTGAGTGCACATTGCAGTGGGCATTGCttttagaaatggaaataaaaactggGATTTTCTTCAAGACTAAGATAGGATTATGATATTGTATAATCTAATTTCGTTCCTTTTACTGCTGCTAAACCACaagtttctgtgttttggaAATACCCAGCTCCTGAGATATCCCAAAATTGTGGATTTGGAACTGATATGTGTCTTATAGCTGCTGATTCTCTAAGCACTATTACATTTTTGCCACGTTTTCCAAGGAAGTGTGAATTATTTAAATCACTGAAGGATGAATGGAGCATTGCAGACTCAGCACTGCATCCTCTGCACATCCTTTGGAATGAGTGGGAGAGTGGGAAGTCGAGTGTGTTCGGTGCCTCTTTCTGGCTGTTCCCGGGTTGTCTCTGGTACCACAGTGGGCAGTGACACAGTGACTGGCAGGGGACTGGTGGCATTGTGGcagtctgtgtgtctgcagatCCCCCTCGGTGTCATTGTGGCATCgtggcagtgtctgtgtgtctgcagatCCCCCTCGGTGGCATCGTGGcagtctgtgtgtctgcagatCCCCCTCGGTGGCATCGTGGcagtctgtgtgtctgcagatCCGACAGACAGCGGTGTCCCCTCGGGGGTGGCATCGTGGCACTGTCTGTGTCTGCAGGTCCCCCTCGGTGGCATCGTGGCGATCTGTCTGTCTGCACATCCAGCCCGACGGCAGTGCCAGCACGCGCTGCCGCGGCGGGGGATCTGCGGGGATTACAGGGGCGAGCGGAGCTTCCCCTCGGGGCTCTTTGTATTCTTTGGGACGTGGAAAGCCAGGGATTAACGCTGGCTAAATCTGcttcagaggcagcagctgcctcgGGGCTGTTGCAGAGAAGACAATTGCTGTGTTTCAGCTCTGAAACAAACCcaagcctgtgctgtgccctggtgcAACGCTGCACACAGGAAAGCACAAGGGCTACGTTTAAAATTTGGGTTGTGCTTTCAGCCTGGCAAGCGTTTGTCAATATCTTGACACTGCAGAAACCTGATCTTACCTTAAATATTCATGTCGAGTGCGTTGGCGCTTTGCAGACTTGTTGCAGATGAGCTGTTCCCTTCTGGAATGCCACGGAAGTGCCAGCGAGGTGCCATCTCGGTTCGCTCAGCCGGGGATGTTGAAATTCCCTGTGCGTTCAGGGCTGTGAATGTGCTGGGCTGGGTCatgctggtttggttttttttttttttcgatGCTATTTGTCTATGAGCAGCTGACAAACTCTCAGCACAGCTGACAAATTTTGGCACTGCTGACAAACCAAGGCACTGGCAGTCGGTTTGTCCCTGCTTACAATGAACTACTTGTAGCTGTAGCTCCAGCTGATTGTTCCCCAGAGCATCTTCCATAAACCTTCATTTCTCCTCCTTGTTTGGAGCAGTGCAGAGATCCATCATTATCTGGCCATTCGAGGAATACAAGTTGGACAGAACCTGAGAGATGTGTGAGgtggaggaggcaggagctggtgcaGCACCTGGGGTATCTGCCCCTGTGTGGTGTAATTTTCCCCAACCCAGATGTGTCTTACTCTGCCTTGCTCATCCTGTAGGCAGCAGACCTCTACTTGTTCACCAGCCTGCGTGGGCAGAAATATCCAAGGTATGTACAAGGTTACAGAAGAGACTCTCAGCTCAGAACTGTCTCATTGCTGTACAAAAGTGATGTGTTCAGATGTCACCACACTGAGGTGTGTCAGGACTCACGGAGGAGGATtactgatttcttgcagaagtTACAAGAGGTAGCTGAAAATCCAACCCATAAATGAGTAAACACTCTCTTAGGTTGGCTGGTAGTGCCCCTGAGTGAAGGCTGCCAGGGTTTTGTGGTGATTCTTCTAATACTCAAATGAATTGGGGCTGGAAAGACAAGGATTCTAGGTGTTACCTTAAAAAATTCTTTGGTTCTCACTTAGTTCAGATCAGGAGGAGCAGTTGCAGTGAAAGAGATTTAAATCATAGCCAAGAGTAATTAATTTGCTCATTAAAGTTGTTCTTCAGAAATCCTATGCCTCAGAATATCAAATTATAACACACAGAATCTAAGATTAATAAATTAACTGATTTGATAGAAAAGCTCTGTCTAAAGAAGAGGGAGGAGTTTAAAACATTCATTCCTGAGGGTCAGTTGCAAGATGTTTCCCTTAGAGGCAGTAaatgctgcagacacagcacaccctcccagtgccagcactgtGCCCAAGCTCAGGGCCcgtctctgctgctccaggtctCCATCACGGAGGTTGTGGGgtgccacagcactgctccctcTTGGAAAGGGTCCTTAGCCCCATTTCCCTTTggggcactgctgtgctttgggCTGAGGGTGTGAAACCCACCCAGCTCAGACATCTCTCGTCATTGTctgtctgggaaatgcagcagGTGCCTCAAAGAAACACTTTCCTTGCTGTTCCACTGTGGCTGATGCCACTTCAcctgctgggctggctctggccTTTGCTTGGTTGTTGCCAGTCACGGCAAATAAACTTTTTACAGGAGCTGGATCTTTGCTCTCCCATTCCAAGGCTGCCTCCCTTTCTGTTCAAGGGGACTGGGTTTAATAGCAAACTCCTGTGTCCTGGAGATAGTTGGTCAGATATTTCACATAGTTGATAAGAAGAGAAAGTTTTCACTTATGTTCTTATCTCACGTCAGCCTGTCACCTAATGCAGTGAAAGGGTTTGTTGAAATGGGATATTGTGTCTCAGCATCCTTGAGACGTGTCTGTAGGTGAAGCTCTCCCTTTATGAAGCTGACAGGTGTGGGAGTGTTCCCCTTTGTCCCCtgagtgtccccagtgccatgCAATGGGGACAATGCACTGCAGGTTTGCTGCCCAGTGTGGTACAGAAGGGTTGTGTTACAGAGAATTGTTTCTTCATGCTAATGGTCATTGTTCTCTCCTCAGAGATCGTGCTGGATCGTATCATGAAGTCTAATTTAGTGTTAATGACATGTGAGCACCTCCCCAAACTCTCCTTTCTGAAGCACCTGTTCTCTCTGCCTGCACAAGGGTaaggctgttccagtgccttacTGGATGCAGTGTAGGGAATGCTGAGGTGGTGCCATGGAATGCCAAGGCACTGCTGCTGGCTcgggcagggcaggcactgcagcagctggaggtggcaggaATTGGGGGTGGGGGTTACAGAACCTCATGATTGCCTTCTTTTAATTATCCCTGGGCTCTTAGTCACGTCTGAAATCAGGTCACTGGGCTACAGAGGCCTTTTGGCCTGACTCAGTGGTGCTGCTTGGATGTTAATGCTGACAGTGACAGCCTGATATTAATCCCTTGAGGGCCAAGAGGGTAAAATCTGAGCTACTGAGTCCAAGCCCGTGGTACTCTGGTTTAGCTGGATGTTACTTGCTACTCTAATTTTCAGAGACAGACGAGTGCAAGCTGATTGCTACAGCTCCTGttctgaaaaatgtgaaatgttaTGCCTTGCTGATGAGTTTATGGCTGTTAGGAGTGTGGTTTTACACTAGCTCCTCATTTAGCTGCGTGCATCTTTCATTCATTCCATTTTGATCATTTATTCAGTGCTCAGGGGCAGAGTCTGAtcatcttcttcctttttcGTGTTGTATTTTCCATGTGGGGTGGGTGACTGTGCACTGATGTGGCATGTAGGAGACACACAGTGCATTCCCCAGTGAAGAGCCAGGTGAGACACAGGACAGTTTGCCTGCAGGGTGGCACAGTCAGTGGTCACATTAGCAAAGAGATTTAcgtttgctttgtttcattctttcctCAGCTCTGACCCAACATCCAGtttgcagcaccagcactgtgAGCCCACTGAAAGCTGGGCTGTAAAAATCACCCAGAGCCAAAGTCCTCCTTTCCAGTGGCTGAGTTGTGCTGGAGCAGATTGTTTTGCATTCCTACAGGAACAGTGACTGGAAGGAAGAAGATCAGTGGGTTTTCCAGGCTGTTATCAGTCAGTATCCAAGTGATCTTCAGAGGAGGAGGACTCTGTACCTGGATGTGCTGCAGAGGTACCTCCCCCACAAAtccaggcaggagctggtcAGTGTTGCCTTAAACGTTGGTTCAATCATACAAATTCTTGTCTGAATTATGTAGTGAGCAGTTGTTTTAAGGGATGTTTATCAAAGGttttttggtttaaaatttCTTAATTATAGATTTTATTCTGTGCAGTGACAAAGAGATGTCCCTATTTCCAAAACACAGGAACTTTAAACCTGTCACCTCTTCAAAACAAGCCCTGGGGAGATTTTATAGTTCCACATGCTCTTACAGCCaaattcacaaaaataaaaataatttgttagcACTGCTTTTGGTGCACAGTTTTATAGCTATGTCATGCTAGCCCTGCTTCTcttggtgtttttatttttcctgaggaTGTAGAGCCTTGTCACACTGTCTAGTAATAGTTATTTTAATTGTTCTGTGGCACATATATAGCAGGAAGAGTGAAAAGTTATCTCCTGCTGTCAGGGAGAGgctatttttatattataatGCCTTTCAAATTGATTGCTGATTCCTCTTATACTCTACAGTGAATAAGCACATAGCACTAATAGAGAAACCCATTTCAAGGCCAGAACACTTCAGGAACTCATAAGGAAAGTAGGAGGCTTTTTTTATCTCTGACTGTATTTTTAGACCATCTCCTTCCCTGTGTTGGAGGAGTGTCTAAGTGCAAAGGAGTGACAGTGAAGTGACACTGATAATTAGCCAGAGTTCTGGTGGATTTCAGAACTTTGCCttggagttctgggctgaagaGTCACGTGCTTTGGGCTGTGCAGGTGTATTTTAAGCACAGCCACTATTAATGGTTCTCCCTAATTCCTTGAAGGtccatttaaaatttaaaaattctaatGCAAAAATCCTAACTGTGCATTGAACTGTATCATGCCAAAATATCtagaataattttgtattaCTAATGCCTAGTTTTCAAGCCCCTGTGAAACGCCTTCCTCTCTCAGGTTGCTCAGGAGAAGGCCTGGGATCGCTGCCATTCCATCAGGAACCAGCGCAGGGTCGTGCTGCTGACCTGGGCTCAGGCTCGGAGAGCCTTtgtgctcagggcaggggcagctgctgctgaagctgctgctgctcacgAGGCAGAAGTGGCCCTGGCTGACtccaggcacaggcagctggaGATCTGTGCTGAGCTGAAAGCAAAGGTACGTTTGGTTAGGAACCCTCCACAGGTCTGTTTCTCACTGAGAAATTCAAACCAAAGGTTTTACATTAACACTGGcttcttttcagagaaataatGAATATCTGTATGCCCTTTTTGTTTTTGAGAGTGCTTTCTCAGACCTGAAACTCTGGATCCTGTAACTTACTTGCTCTTCCTATGGAAGTTTCACAGTATTCTGAAAGGTGATTTCCTGTGTTGAGAGGTGAAAAAACGATGAAAATACCTGGGTGTTTTTGGTAAGAGAATAGAATAAACGGGGAGGAGGCAGAACACAAGAGGAAGGTGTTGTGATGTTCATGCCTGAGGTGTTTGTTGGAGGAATCCCATTTCTGGGCATGAGAGGCGTGGTAAGGTTTGTTTAAGCAGCTCTCTGTGACTTTTGCCATGCACAGAAATGAACATCTGAGAGCAGCACGGTGTGTTCTTCTCACTCTCCAACGTTCTCTCTGCTGAACCCTCACTTTGCAGTGAAACACTAAACACTCACTGCACTTTCTACAAGTAAGAAAGCACAGTAGAGCCTGTGCTGTGAGGAGGAATGTTGATGTTGATGCCAG comes from the Pithys albifrons albifrons isolate INPA30051 chromosome 8, PitAlb_v1, whole genome shotgun sequence genome and includes:
- the CCDC148 gene encoding coiled-coil domain-containing protein 148, producing the protein MGELDHGTLFSTPRISDGDNPVIPAGNALCSQKYKPVDYKHLYELAAKAKMASEKTQLKIKKTEQVSKINKEQMLLKQHRQVWWQEHKRLRESRQKAEGEIKTFLDEESYKHNFFLDLRDLEQELSKERDTFQTNTLIPVWQLKEGLELRMAEMQRHLSEESCQKPESNSFGMLQQIKFVKKQQKAVLEGLIHESLALERELEDYKANALAGSSEEKNGLFHEVPAELLSLECPYPDLKSLVIQEYQELASGYWERLQEVDQQLETLSRNSDWKEEDQWVFQAVISQYPSDLQRRRTLYLDVLQRYLPHKSRQELVAQEKAWDRCHSIRNQRRVVLLTWAQARRAFVLRAGAAAAEAAAAHEAEVALADSRHRQLEICAELKAKVLQWKAQQEEAAKLEAAVAARRKEKEDERERLQREQETIRRAQEKEKLKKYWAEKQLKWQEQEERNLQRLEELRKLMAEQAAKDRERVEFRRALLEKRLLERKELALLQAREEQERERRLEMLRQQVAVVAQSDPARAVADTVASRARMGIGGSTESELQQPLFRLHTYTEEQIISDPRLRVELALREAGLHKTLYAREILPKIPPPKLPRRDMESTAFKV